In Gemmata obscuriglobus, a single genomic region encodes these proteins:
- a CDS encoding serine/threonine-protein kinase — translation MNDETRTASPSPPDLTTEGDTHPSEASLAHSETLAQTAEQAQRVALTLTASGPPGYEIVGELGRGGMGVVYKARQVKLNRVVALKMVLAGAHADAREVARFLGEAQAVAAIRHPNVIQVFDSGEADGRPYLAMECLEGGSLAQRLRASGKMRPCAAAELVAKVALGVQAAHDRGIVHRDLKPHNVLLDAPGPAAEPWGEPKVMDFGLAKRDGAELTRTGSVMGTPAYMSPEQARGETKSIGPAADVYALGVILYECLTGSVPFTGSDAWSVIRQVVSDEPVPAARRAPGVPRELDLICRKCLAKDPAERYASAADLAADLRRYLGGEPLLGPRTGLWYTACKQFRRRWRPALAAGVLLGLLAVAWLAPSPVWLFRKKDDAAVALVRDEVAKQVDALRLVEPLPDRTSPHPVTVLPNLPDADASHFEVRRDERIVDMRGWRAVPPGSTAESSIVYFTRREVKKIAPVNELRVETRTTGRDVVNRAGRPNADKARAFSAERPGFVGQQAMKVRQLVFDVSDIPVGHEFTLRYSSTYWNSLQAPDEQWFGAVGYEGSVKTSMLILFPEDRPFKTHQFRYAPTRADDPKTREEPRPYTGPLLTFAADDGSWIYWEIPNPEANHVYRVDWTW, via the coding sequence ATGAATGATGAAACACGAACCGCATCGCCGTCGCCCCCCGATTTGACAACCGAAGGGGACACGCACCCGAGCGAAGCGTCTCTCGCGCACAGCGAGACGCTCGCACAGACGGCGGAACAGGCGCAGCGGGTCGCGCTCACGCTCACGGCGTCCGGCCCTCCCGGGTACGAGATCGTCGGCGAACTCGGGCGCGGCGGCATGGGCGTCGTGTACAAGGCCCGGCAGGTGAAACTGAACCGGGTGGTGGCGCTCAAGATGGTGCTGGCCGGCGCGCACGCGGACGCGCGCGAGGTCGCGCGGTTCCTCGGGGAAGCGCAAGCGGTGGCCGCGATCCGCCACCCCAACGTGATCCAGGTGTTCGACAGCGGTGAGGCCGACGGGCGCCCGTACCTCGCGATGGAGTGCCTGGAGGGCGGGAGCCTCGCGCAGCGGCTCCGCGCGTCCGGGAAAATGCGCCCCTGTGCCGCGGCCGAGTTGGTCGCGAAGGTCGCGCTCGGGGTGCAGGCCGCCCACGACCGCGGCATCGTCCACCGCGACCTGAAGCCCCACAACGTCCTGCTCGACGCCCCGGGTCCCGCCGCCGAACCGTGGGGCGAACCGAAGGTGATGGACTTCGGGCTCGCGAAGCGCGACGGCGCCGAACTCACCCGAACCGGGTCGGTGATGGGCACCCCCGCGTACATGTCGCCGGAGCAGGCGCGGGGCGAGACGAAGAGCATCGGCCCGGCGGCGGACGTCTACGCGCTCGGCGTCATCCTGTACGAGTGCCTCACCGGTTCGGTGCCGTTCACCGGTTCGGATGCGTGGTCCGTGATCCGTCAGGTGGTTAGCGACGAACCGGTGCCGGCGGCGCGGCGCGCCCCGGGCGTCCCCCGCGAACTCGACCTGATCTGCCGCAAGTGCCTCGCGAAGGACCCGGCGGAGCGGTACGCGAGCGCCGCGGACCTCGCCGCCGACCTGCGGCGGTACCTGGGCGGGGAGCCGCTCCTTGGTCCGCGCACCGGGCTGTGGTACACGGCCTGCAAGCAGTTCCGCCGCCGCTGGCGCCCCGCCCTGGCGGCGGGCGTTCTCCTCGGGTTGCTCGCCGTCGCGTGGCTCGCACCGTCGCCGGTGTGGCTGTTCCGCAAGAAGGACGACGCGGCCGTCGCACTCGTGCGCGACGAAGTCGCCAAGCAGGTCGATGCCCTCCGACTCGTGGAACCGCTCCCGGACCGGACCTCGCCGCACCCCGTCACCGTACTACCGAACCTGCCCGACGCGGACGCGTCGCACTTCGAGGTGCGCCGGGACGAGCGGATCGTGGACATGCGCGGGTGGCGCGCGGTCCCTCCGGGCTCGACCGCGGAATCCTCGATCGTGTACTTCACCCGGCGCGAGGTGAAGAAGATCGCCCCCGTGAACGAGTTGCGCGTCGAGACCCGCACCACCGGACGGGACGTCGTCAACCGAGCCGGCCGGCCGAACGCCGACAAGGCCCGCGCGTTCAGTGCGGAGCGCCCCGGGTTCGTGGGGCAACAGGCAATGAAAGTGCGGCAACTGGTGTTCGACGTGTCCGACATCCCGGTGGGGCACGAGTTCACGCTCCGCTATTCGAGCACCTACTGGAACTCGCTCCAAGCGCCCGACGAGCAGTGGTTCGGAGCGGTCGGCTACGAGGGCTCGGTCAAGACCTCCATGTTGATCCTGTTCCCCGAGGACCGGCCGTTCAAGACCCACCAGTTCCGGTACGCACCGACTCGAGCAGACGACCCCAAAACGCGCGAGGAGCCGCGCCCGTACACCGGACCGCTGCTCACGTTCGCGGCCGACGACGGGAGCTGGATTTACTGGGAGATCCCGAACCCGGAAGCGAACCACGTGTACCGCGTCGACTGGACGTGGTAA
- a CDS encoding TIGR03067 domain-containing protein: MKTFALVIGLVACSALTAPAADEKLDLAGTYTLVAGKKNGADVDETAKKAQYTVTADKFTIKGGEVKFVMGYKLDAKANPAQIDMEILEGPEGTKGTKAVGIVELKGDTLKVAYSLDKEKRPKEFDGKAGYYFELKKEKAK, translated from the coding sequence ATGAAGACGTTCGCACTGGTGATTGGGTTGGTCGCATGTTCGGCCCTGACCGCGCCGGCGGCCGACGAGAAACTGGACCTGGCCGGCACCTACACGCTGGTGGCGGGCAAGAAGAACGGCGCCGACGTGGACGAGACCGCCAAGAAGGCCCAGTACACCGTCACCGCCGACAAGTTCACCATCAAGGGCGGCGAGGTCAAATTCGTGATGGGGTACAAACTCGACGCCAAGGCGAACCCGGCGCAGATCGACATGGAGATCCTCGAAGGCCCCGAAGGCACCAAGGGCACGAAGGCCGTGGGCATCGTCGAACTGAAGGGCGACACGCTCAAGGTCGCGTACTCGCTCGACAAGGAGAAGCGCCCGAAGGAGTTCGACGGTAAGGCCGGCTACTACTTCGAGCTGAAGAAGGAAAAGGCGAAGTAA
- a CDS encoding ComEC/Rec2 family competence protein produces the protein MVVKSVGGCVVIEAPDGRVLLYDTGTTAGPDAVRRVVAPYLWSRGVTRIDEVFLSHADLDHFNGVPELLRRFHVAQVTMTPTFPDKNSPGVEAVLAALDRHNVPRGFAAAGQRFVAGDVALEVLHPPPVGLEGNENVRSLVLLVRHGAHTVLLTGDLEGEGQARVTARAIAPVDVMLAPHHGAKSANAPRGVAGAPEPGVMAAWARPKLVVSSQRAGTATDHLPRSYRGATVWDTPSAGGVTVRSHRTGMVADAFRTGARQVVGRGE, from the coding sequence GTGGTTGTCAAAAGTGTTGGCGGGTGCGTGGTGATCGAGGCGCCGGACGGCCGGGTGCTGCTGTACGACACCGGCACCACCGCCGGCCCGGACGCGGTGCGCCGGGTGGTGGCGCCGTACCTGTGGAGCCGCGGGGTGACGCGGATCGACGAAGTGTTCTTGTCGCACGCCGACCTGGACCACTTCAACGGGGTGCCGGAACTGCTCCGGCGGTTCCACGTGGCTCAGGTGACGATGACGCCGACGTTCCCGGACAAGAATAGCCCCGGCGTGGAAGCCGTGCTAGCCGCGCTGGACCGGCACAACGTCCCGCGCGGGTTCGCGGCCGCGGGGCAGCGGTTCGTCGCGGGAGATGTCGCGCTGGAGGTGTTGCACCCGCCGCCCGTCGGCCTGGAGGGGAACGAGAACGTGCGAAGTCTGGTGCTGCTCGTGCGTCACGGCGCGCACACGGTGCTGCTGACGGGCGATCTGGAAGGGGAGGGGCAGGCGCGGGTGACGGCGCGGGCGATTGCGCCGGTGGACGTGATGCTGGCCCCGCACCACGGGGCGAAGAGTGCGAACGCGCCGCGTGGCGTGGCGGGCGCGCCGGAACCGGGTGTGATGGCGGCGTGGGCGCGTCCGAAGTTGGTGGTATCGAGCCAGCGGGCCGGGACCGCGACGGATCACCTGCCCCGGAGCTACCGCGGGGCGACGGTGTGGGACACGCCATCGGCCGGGGGAGTGACGGTGCGGAGCCACCGCACCGGGATGGTCGCGGACGCGTTCCGCACCGGCGCGCGCCAGGTGGTCGGGCGCGGGGAGTAG
- a CDS encoding DUF3472 domain-containing protein: protein MRSLLVAVALLALAVCSTPADEKLKGIACRSVHLGYPAPEGVAFYNELTVEKSAEGTYFMAAGWGKGYFGIQELANGKKLVLFSVWDPTTGDDPKKVDESKRVKMLHKDAAVRVGRFGGEGTGGQSFFDYDWKIGETYRFLVTAKPDGDARTAYSGYFFVPEKTAGGSGGSPAKGQWKHLVTFSTLTKGDLLKGCYSFVEDFRRNKVSTTKERRASFGNGWIKPAKGEWVPLDKARFTADANPVTNIDAGAADGRYFLTTGGDIENKTTKLRDSITRDKEKSGAKPPADLPKFE, encoded by the coding sequence ATGCGTTCTCTACTGGTCGCTGTCGCGCTACTCGCGCTCGCCGTCTGTTCCACCCCCGCGGACGAGAAGCTGAAGGGCATCGCGTGCCGCTCGGTTCACCTCGGCTACCCGGCGCCGGAGGGCGTGGCGTTTTACAACGAGCTGACGGTGGAGAAGTCCGCCGAAGGCACGTACTTCATGGCCGCGGGATGGGGCAAAGGGTACTTCGGCATTCAGGAACTCGCGAACGGCAAGAAGCTTGTGCTGTTCTCCGTGTGGGACCCGACCACTGGCGACGACCCCAAGAAGGTGGACGAGTCGAAGCGGGTGAAGATGCTCCACAAGGACGCCGCCGTCCGCGTCGGGCGGTTCGGGGGCGAAGGTACCGGCGGGCAGTCGTTTTTCGATTACGACTGGAAGATCGGCGAGACCTATCGCTTCCTCGTGACCGCCAAGCCCGACGGCGACGCGCGCACCGCGTACAGCGGCTACTTCTTCGTTCCGGAAAAAACGGCCGGGGGCTCGGGTGGTTCCCCCGCGAAGGGGCAGTGGAAACACCTCGTGACGTTCTCGACCCTCACGAAAGGCGACTTGCTCAAGGGGTGCTACTCGTTCGTGGAAGACTTCCGCCGGAACAAGGTTTCCACGACGAAGGAGCGCCGCGCGAGTTTCGGGAACGGCTGGATCAAACCGGCGAAGGGCGAATGGGTGCCGTTGGACAAGGCCCGCTTCACCGCGGACGCCAATCCGGTCACCAACATTGATGCCGGCGCCGCGGACGGGCGCTACTTCCTCACCACCGGCGGCGACATCGAGAACAAGACCACGAAGTTGCGGGATTCCATCACGCGGGACAAGGAAAAGTCGGGCGCCAAACCGCCCGCGGACCTGCCGAAGTTCGAATGA
- a CDS encoding WD40 repeat domain-containing protein has protein sequence MSTPVTTPREDATPIYPLPLVTRVFGEPRFHTDGDIAGLTFDAEGRLFSIDESGVLRHWAPDGRLLARHFLSDLETLWCFGPGGKRLASGNDDLLIWDTGTGQLLSRIEQPAGSAWLTALAFSADGAVVASGHDDGKLRFWDATSFALVGEVQAHPRKAISALAFSPNGKFVATAGEDLTVRVWDAATRRPVAELKSHTDRIPALVWSPDSALLVSAGWDTSARVWRPPHPDPLMLLNSHADQVVTAAFSPDGRYLACADSDFDIHLWVDAEGAARGPVLRGHNEEVRCLCFSPDGTKLASAGADRVVHVWDVRAGKLIAGPNPRGRHSIAVLPGAPLRLASSGAQNVRVWDVESGDEVAPTNLCPAFSVAASPDGKWLGIGGTDYFSQLWNAADGSLAHSLEATKPPVGFVTFSPDSKTLAHTSPADGLVWLWACETGQPDMIIVEAADACTLETIAFHPDGKRVACGGADYMRTGERDGAVCVWDVTTKEKLYTIDVGVTALAFDPQGKYLAGAGLEDAVYVWDAETQATVFVFGGHQGTISAVCFDPTGSYLLSGGDDGIVRCWDVLSGRLLVARGFDGPVQSLAFGPDGKSLFCGNSNTTCYQIEFKKFLEE, from the coding sequence ATGTCCACACCCGTGACCACTCCACGCGAAGACGCAACACCCATCTACCCGTTGCCACTTGTAACCCGGGTGTTCGGCGAGCCGAGGTTCCACACCGACGGCGACATCGCGGGGCTCACCTTCGACGCCGAGGGGCGTCTGTTTTCGATCGACGAGTCGGGCGTGCTGCGGCACTGGGCCCCCGACGGGCGGCTGTTGGCCCGGCACTTCCTGAGCGACCTCGAGACGCTGTGGTGCTTCGGCCCCGGGGGGAAGCGGCTCGCCAGCGGTAACGACGACCTGCTCATCTGGGACACCGGCACCGGACAGCTCCTGAGCCGGATCGAGCAGCCGGCCGGTTCGGCGTGGCTCACCGCGCTGGCGTTCAGCGCCGACGGGGCGGTCGTGGCCAGCGGCCACGACGACGGGAAGCTCCGGTTCTGGGACGCCACGAGCTTCGCACTCGTGGGCGAGGTGCAGGCGCACCCGCGCAAAGCGATTTCCGCGCTCGCGTTCTCGCCGAACGGGAAGTTCGTCGCGACCGCCGGCGAGGACCTCACCGTCCGGGTGTGGGACGCGGCCACGCGCCGCCCGGTCGCCGAACTCAAGAGCCACACGGACCGCATCCCGGCGCTGGTGTGGTCGCCGGACTCGGCCCTGCTGGTCTCCGCCGGCTGGGACACGTCCGCGCGGGTGTGGCGGCCGCCGCACCCGGACCCGCTCATGCTGCTCAACAGCCACGCCGACCAGGTGGTGACGGCCGCGTTCAGCCCGGACGGCCGGTACCTCGCCTGCGCCGACTCGGACTTCGACATCCACCTGTGGGTGGACGCCGAGGGCGCCGCCCGCGGCCCGGTGCTGCGGGGCCACAACGAAGAGGTCCGGTGCCTGTGCTTCAGCCCGGACGGGACGAAGCTCGCCAGCGCCGGCGCGGACCGCGTGGTTCACGTGTGGGACGTGCGCGCCGGGAAGCTGATCGCCGGCCCGAACCCGCGCGGCCGGCACTCGATCGCGGTGCTCCCCGGCGCCCCGCTCCGGCTCGCCAGTTCCGGCGCGCAGAACGTGCGCGTGTGGGACGTGGAGAGCGGCGACGAGGTGGCCCCCACCAACCTGTGTCCGGCGTTCTCCGTGGCCGCCTCGCCGGACGGGAAGTGGCTCGGGATCGGCGGCACCGACTACTTCTCGCAGCTCTGGAACGCGGCCGACGGGAGCCTCGCGCACTCGCTCGAAGCGACCAAGCCGCCGGTCGGGTTCGTGACCTTCAGCCCCGACTCGAAGACGCTCGCTCACACCAGCCCGGCCGACGGCCTGGTGTGGCTGTGGGCGTGCGAGACCGGCCAGCCCGACATGATCATCGTGGAGGCCGCGGACGCCTGCACCCTGGAGACGATCGCGTTCCACCCGGACGGGAAGCGGGTCGCGTGCGGGGGCGCCGACTACATGCGCACCGGCGAGCGCGACGGCGCGGTGTGCGTGTGGGACGTGACCACGAAGGAAAAGCTGTACACGATCGATGTCGGGGTGACGGCGCTGGCGTTCGACCCGCAAGGCAAGTACCTCGCCGGCGCCGGGCTCGAAGACGCCGTCTACGTGTGGGACGCCGAGACCCAGGCGACGGTGTTCGTGTTCGGCGGGCACCAGGGCACCATCAGCGCCGTGTGCTTCGACCCGACCGGCAGCTACCTGCTCAGCGGCGGGGACGACGGCATCGTGCGGTGCTGGGACGTGCTCAGCGGCCGGCTGCTCGTGGCCCGCGGGTTCGACGGGCCGGTCCAGTCGCTCGCGTTCGGCCCGGACGGCAAGTCCCTGTTCTGCGGCAACAGCAACACCACCTGCTACCAGATCGAGTTCAAGAAGTTCCTGGAAGAGTAA